The Ficedula albicollis isolate OC2 chromosome 5, FicAlb1.5, whole genome shotgun sequence genome includes the window TGATGCTGGTTTGGTAATACCtgtatttacttctttttattcTATTATTGAGCTACAACATCTCATTTCATTTGCACTGTTCTGAGCAATCCCAACACAGAATGGAAaacatgttatttttttcaagatagTTTTAATCAGGTAATTACAGGAAAAACATTGAAACAGTTTTTGTGGTGCTATCTACTATGTCAACTTACAAGGATATGATGTAACAAACCAGTTACAAACTTAAAGAGATATTTACATTATATACTCAAAATAACAAGCTATATTCATATTCTTTAAGCAAACACGTATGGgatgaattaattaaattatacATCATTTAGTAGATGCAAATAGCAGTTGAGGTTTAATGGAAACAATATACACATGAGGCACTTGGAGGTCATTAGGGTGAAAAGCAAATGGCACCaagcaaaagaaggaaaccAGCTTATACTGCAGCTTTAAACATGAAGGCTGCTTTTTTACCATATGCATTGATTTCTTTAACAAACCACAACTTTTACAATTACGGGAAgctttcagagggaaaaaaaaaaaaccaacccaaaatgAAAACCCAACAGCCCCCTCAACTCGTCTTTATATTTAAATGCACCAAAGTAAACAAGTTTTATTCACCCAGCTGCTGGACTAATAGTACTATGCATAAGGCATCTTTTTAAAGTTCTTGTTTTTGTTGCCAGCCAGCAATCCTGATCTTCATGTTACTAATATGAATATATAGCTGTACTGGCTACACATTGTGCCATAAGCTTGGAAAAGATTTAAAGTCTAATTTAAACCTGGGCATTATTTACACAAATGTTCAACATTATCCTCCAGGTACACACTGAGGAGAACTCATCCAAAATGGGAATGTTATATTCCAACACGCACAAATAAGGCATTCTTCAAAATACCTTTGCTTCTCTAGAGAAAACTGCATTGGTTAAGACTGAAACATTGCTTCTAAAAGCTCTTGAAGAGTTCTATAACATCATGCTGTTTACTAAACAGTTACCATAACAACTGGAGATTATTATGAGATATTGCTTTAACCATGCACACAGTTGTAGGTATATCCTTCATAGCTACTGAATTTCATGTGCTTGAGCACACACCCACCTGTGCATACTCACAACTTGATTTGTATCACAAACCAAAAGGCCAAATTCCCTCCGCATGAGCATCAAAACTCCATCACTTTGCTGTGGGAAGAACTTTGAGAggggaaattaataaaataatcatcataacaaaaaaagaaaaataaaacctctttCTTCTAAGCCCAATGACACAatcaaaagaattttaatttcattcctGGTTCTTATGCTCCTGTAACAGGCCATCACAACAATTTTAAACCCAATAAAATATATGGTTAAAGGATTTTTACTTCAGTATTAATAATGAAACTTAAGAGACATGACGAGCTAAAGTATCCCAGTGAGATTACAAGTGACCATTCCGTAAATTCGTGGCTGTAGCATAACCAAAGGGTGTACCCTAAGCCGTGCGCTGATAGCCCGTTAACTCGGTGTCACCAGGAGCTGGGCCTGCAGGCTGCCCAGCTTTCCCCCAGCAGATGGTGCCCGAGCGCCGCTCTCCCTTAACTTCCCCCAATTCCTAGGGGAAACAATTCGCACAGCAACCGAGGCTTTCAGCGAGCGAGGGACTTAATATTCAGTGGCCGTTTCCAAAGGCTCGGAAACAAGCAGCACAAAGCTCTGCTACTACATGCCTGACAAACTACAACTCCGATGTTAAGGATTACAGACCGGGGAAGAAATTTCCAAATGCTCAAGAAAGTATTTCAGAAGAGATAGAAAGAATGTTACGTGCTGCCGAAGCCAGATGACGTATGAATGCAACAAGCTGATCTGGAATGGGTTTGCTGTATGTCTACCTTCCACTGCTCCTCTCCTAAATGTAACAGTGGGTAAGATCCCTAGCACCAGAAAAAAAGTACACGTGCATGCAACTAAAACCAATCCTTATGCAATCTTGGATCTTTGCATTCCTTTGGTCTCCCAAACCAGGCAAGCTGGCTGCCACTTGCAGCACAACAGGAACAAGCAAGCATGGACCCATTCAGTAACTGCCTTTAGATGATACAAGtcttcaaagagaaaagcaaaaggtgaaaacatttcagcagcTAAGTAGTTAAATGCAAGGTGAAAATATTAATGCAcacatttgtaaaaatattaaagtgtATGTGCCATATAAAATACAGTACAGGACCAGGAGTTTCACTATGTTGTATAGTGCTAGAGGAAATTGCTAAAATTAAGTTCTTTCTGAAGTATATATACAATATTATTATACAGCATATTCTTATACAGCCAGCAAGTTCTTTTCTTAGGTTGTTCATACCTCTGTACCTTGAATTGGAACCTAGCACTTACAAATATTAAATTCCTCTCATTCACTAGAAAAACATcatcattttttaatgaaagttgtttttaaaggtAACAGTCTATTTATTCTAGGCAACCAAGTTTAGCTGAAAATGTGCGAAACATGAAAACCAACCGGAGTAGCAGCTTTCAAATACGTAAATAAGAAAACCCAAGACGGCTCCTACCATGTCATATTCTTGACCTTCAACCATCCAATCAACTCTTAATACAAAACTAGAAGCTCTTCCATAACTTCTATAGTTATCAAGATATTTGTCATCTTTTTCAATGTGAAATAATACTTTGAGATGATCTATGTACACAAAGTGGTCAATTCAAGctgtaatataaatataaatgttttcttttaaaaagtattttacagACAGATAGTTATATACATTTGCTCATTTCACTTCTGGGctacaaaggaaaatgaaggggCTTGatacatgcagaaaaaaaattacaaaaaagaTACTGAAGAAATGCATGTAAGTGAGAAAAGTaagtaatgcatttttaaaattaaaattgtttgaTTCTGTGTTTAATAACAAGGGTATACTAAAGACAATGAGTCCCACTCCAGCCAAGATGTCAAACAGGCACCTTTGCTAATGAATTATGACTGTTTTTAGTGCTTTACATGTTTTTAGTAAGAAGTAAATGATTCTTATTTCACAACACAGCACAACatataatgcttttaaaaattctctgtgGGTTAATTGATTCTTACCTGAAAATTAGGCTAAGTACAAAACCATAAGAAATGCCATACACAATATACCAGCACTCATacaaatacatacacacacactctctcactctccagcctccctccccagccccgcCCTCAAATTTCCCCAATTAAGAAGGTCACTCAGTTTTGCCTGGGCTGTAATTTATTTCTCAAGCTaagtcttttgtttttctttttgaacaaAACACACAGTACTTTTGTTCTTGCCCATTCAAATTAGAAAAAGTTGTGgttcaaaataatgaaaacaatttcaCTTTTGTTATTaatcttttgttttaatcataGTACTTGATAAACAGCTGAACAGGATCCTAGTTTAACAGAAGGATAAACAAGAACACTGATGACAATTTGTTACAACTGCCTTAATGTACCTTTTGCTTAATGAACATTTGAATATGCAAGAAAGTATTTTTGGAGGATatcccaaaagaaaacaacttgcTGGTTGAACAACAGAAACAACATCCTTTTTGCTATTATGTTGAAATCAAAGtcatttatatataaaaataaatgttatgtTCTAACGAGAACATTTTAGACAATTACATCTGTgcttaacaaaaaaatattggTCACTCAAGACtagaataattaatattttaaaggtttttagATTATCAGAATGCATGGATACAACTCAACACAAACTGTAGCTGAAGGGAACCAGGACTGAAAATATCAATTTGTCCATCTGGAATAAAAATGCAACTAAATTAACTATTTAAAATACTACCATGGAATGTGACAGTAGATATGGTCCATACCTACTATATCAGAGGGAAGGAAAGTTTAACATGTAATAATTCGTACCTTACACATTTAGTTAAATATAAACATTTGTTATTTATACATAAAGTTGCTTCCAAAAAACTATTAATAAGTGATTTAGTTGCACTTAAAATCAGCTTCATTTCTCATTTGCTGAGTATTAACTTTTCTTAATCTTAAATCAACTGTCACTAGTGCACTTTTAGTTAAAATTTCCCCTCAGGTAAGTTTTAATCCTTTTAAAAGAGCCCCCTCACCTAAACCATGAATGTACAAAGTGGCAAAAGTTAATCCCTTTTAGTATAATCATAGTTTATATACTCATTTTATAGCCAATAATAAGAACAGGCTTTCCTTTGCAAAATCTCCTTCACAACTTGCAACAAATGCCACGCACTCAAAGGAAATAGTTAGGCGTGGCTAGCACTTGTAAAATGCCAAGGTCTGACAAGTCTTGTTGCTTCCTCCACATCAAGCATCTCTTACATGAAAGAAGATTCCCTTCAGCTTGCCAAAAAGCTTCCACAAATCCAAGTTAGATGCTTCCTGgaaacaaagatttttcagctctgtttggCACAAGACTGATTCATCCCGCAGCTTTATGCTTTCCTCCACAGCACCCACACACCTCACCACAGTGATGGCATGCTCTCAAGGGGAGGTAGCAGCACATACATGGAGCAATGAACGAGAGTGCCACCAGTGCTAACCAGCGTAAGCAGAACTTGTCATCACTAGTGTCACACGAGCAAGGATCAGAGAAATCTCCTTCAGAGTCTGACATGCAGTGATACAGCATGCTCTCTGCGCAAAGCATGCAACTAACTTGGTAGATACATCTTTTAATAGGATCTGGCGCATCTTGACATTTTCCTCTGCCATTATCTTCATGATTAAACCTTTCCTGGCAGTATATACAGCGGGAACGCTCACcatcctcttttcttcttttcgagtttttaaattttgatgaGGAAGGCTGAGTTTTAAATACCACAGAACTCTTTGAGTCTTTCAGGGAATTCAACTTAGTTCCATCCCCACATGGGTATAAATAGTCAGATTTTTTACTGTCTGATTTAGAAAACGGTATATTTGAGTCTGCGTCATCCCTCTCCAGGTCATTCTTCCACATGTCAGGATGCCTGTAGTCTGCATAACGACGTATCAAAATGTCACGAGGGTTTATTCTGACAATTTCATCTTCGTCCTGAAAACTAACATGCCTGATTGACTTCAGTGGGACCTGAAATGGCAAAGTAAGAGAGGTTTACTTTGATGAAGTCCCAAATTTATGTCCACCTACAATGTAAAACTCAGattagaaaactaaaaaaatcaaaattttttctcttgctgcctgaggataaaaaaattcagattattttctcaCTATTACAATTTATAAGCATCCCCACAATAATGAGTCTTCTGCAGGGTATTAGATCTATGAGCTTCAGTATTCTTTCCTGACTTTTTAGTGTCTCATAAGAGCTTTGGGTGTTTTGGTATCTGCATAAAACTTGATGCTGCTCTGTGAATTATGCTCAAAATTAGAGTGTTAACATCTTAAAGTGGAAAATAATTCCACAGATTAATTATGCCTTATGTGCTGATTTTATGTGATGATCTGCTGCTTTAGGACTAACTCCCCAATATATTCACTATTCTTTTATCCAGGAGAAGCTTTCCTTAATTCCTGCTCTAAGTTTTCAAATGCTCTCCAATTTATAACAAGAGTATTGAATACTGGTAATGTATTATCAAAGCTGTGTTCTAGATAAGGATTTTGCAGTATGAAGAATAACATTCAGTATGACAACCAATCAATAACAGCATCTTTTGAATGTGTCTCCCTTTAGCTAATATATAGTACTTAAATTGATTAGTTAGGGCACTGGCAGGCAAAGACCCAAAGTACTTCTTAAATTCTCAGTTTGAAATTAACTGACCATAATTTACTTAAAAGGGCAAGTAATAAGGAATGTGCTAAACACAtacaaaaccagcagagaaaTAAGATAGAGTTCTTGTTTTTTCCACCTTACAATGAAAGGGCATGAGGGCATGAAAAAGTCGTCAAAGATGACAAATTCAGAGAATCATCCAAACTGAAATACTGCAGGTTTTAGATATCTAGGTGTAAAATAGTGAATTACCACTGAATGTCACTGAAATCACATTACAAGTGATTCGCAAGAAAAGGTGCAAATTATGTCAGGATAAAAATTTAGCACGTGTGTATAAAAGTAGCCCCTGAAAATAGCAGACAGTGCAGCAAAAAAGCAAGGGTCTCACTATGCCTCAGTATTTCTACCTTACAGGCAGCAATTAATTTCCTACACTGTAGGGCTATTATAATCAGAGCCAGATTATGAATGGGCTTCAAgtaaaattctgcctttttctctgtCAAGTGCACAGCCTGTAAACCATCTctcagaaaaggtaaaaaacccTTCCACTCCCTAACCTATTAGTCTTACAAATTCTTCCAGAATCGTGAATTACTTAGGAACAATCTTTGGCATCAGTATTGTGGCTTTGAGAGGGTTTACCTTATTAGTACTCAAATTACTGAGAATTAATGTGTCACCATTCCATAGTCAAGTACAACAATTGAACAGCATGTTCCGAATCTGTTGCAGTCTGTGAAACTACTGAAGATGAGGTTTTAGGTTAAAACACTTCTATGTGACTTTGCATGTGTCTATGCTCCCACTGCGCTGAAGTCTGCGTGTCCTGGTTTTGGGGTAGgagacagagaagggaaaagggaaggcagctggaaaagaggaaggaagagcttCTTAAAATATGCTATCTTCTGATTATGTAAGAATATCTGTAGCCTGCTCTAACCATCACTTCCCTGCTCAACAATCCTTGTGTGATGAGTACAGAACTGTAATTAGAGATGCTTTGCCCTGGGACTTTCAACTGGAGTATGCTAACAagaaccatttttttttcttggctccAAGCCACATAGTTGAACTTCCACAAGGTTTCAAGGATACAGGGAGAAGACAGGTTACATCCTATTCAGCTAACATTGCTTCTTTTCCATACTTCCCTGGGCTCCTATGCAAGCAGTTAGGCTTCCCCTTTGCTTATAAAAGCAGACTGCTTCTCAGCTCTATTCTGTTTTCAAACAAGAGTAAGAATCTATTGTTTAGCAAAAATAACTAACTATGGCTAATTTGCTTATTTGAACATTTTACAGCataaatttatttaagaaaaaaagccacaaaagtAATTAGAATTCCATATGTTACAGGCATAAAAGATCCTTACCCCACTGTCCACATAGAATATTATGCATGCACTTCAGACAGTAAATAAAACTcattgtttaaaagaaaaaaaccctaaaacctCAATACAAAAAAGCCACCCTCACCATCCCATTCCCCAGACAGCTAACAGCCATTAAAGATCACTACAAACACTAACAACAGTAGAATCTGACCTCTTCTTAGACTTTGaaggctttttatttgtttgagcAGAACACATCACGTACATAgagcacatttatttttttcaagttttgagCCCAACACCTAAAAATGCTTAACTGGCATGTTACAAGTAAGGCACCACTACATTCTTTATGGTACTgatattaagaaatattttttgagcaggacatgctgaaaaataagcaaactGGAGAAATGCTGGAAAGAGTTTACTCACTGGGTATTAAATGGGACCTATGTGAGTGCATGAAGTACATGAAAACTTTAGAAAAATTCGCAACCCAAATTCAGATAGgtaaaaatagcagcaaaatTTTATGAGAATAATGCATTCAGTCCTCTAAATAGCCAAAATTAAAACTCAGTACAAATGTCATCTATGTGAAGCTGAAacaggaagggaggaagaatgTTACAGCGAACTGAAATTCCACAGAGAATCCAATTCTGAACATGATTAGCCAACTGGAAATTAGGCAGAGAATTTTTGCTGACACAACTGAACCCACAAGTACGGCACCTTACTTGAAGGGGTGCACCTTTAAACAAGACAGTGTCACTTCCTTGGTACTGTGGCCTTTGCTGTTTCTCCTTAAAGAGATACACTTGATTTTGGTCCTTTGCAACTTCTCAAAATGAAGACACCAGCAGCTGCCTACATCATCACAAAGTACCAAGTTTAACACACATTTGTGTATCAGAAGCTGGAAAGCTGAAGGACTTGAgtattttttttactaagtCAAAAAATTACAGTCAAATCTAAACTGTCATTAACCACTCCTTTAATTGGAGCATGTACTTGAGCTGTTCAACTTATGAGCACACTCTTAAGTAAGAGTGTTCAAACTTATTTACACAAAATTGAAACAAACTCAGTAATTGGCTCAAGATTGGCTG containing:
- the SPRED1 gene encoding sprouty-related, EVH1 domain-containing protein 1, with product MSEETATSNDNSYARVRAVVMTRDDSSGGWLPLGGGGLSCVTVFKVIPQEENSCADFLIHGERLRDKTVVLECTLKKDLVYNKVTPTFYHWKIDDKKFGLTFQSPADARAFDRGIRRAVEDISQGYPPSQNDVEVAEDCFQTAQENTSGSLMKDHPFQHETVVTSETYNSANLRPSTFEDFNTRRACLPSQPNQVPLKSIRHVSFQDEDEIVRINPRDILIRRYADYRHPDMWKNDLERDDADSNIPFSKSDSKKSDYLYPCGDGTKLNSLKDSKSSVVFKTQPSSSKFKNSKRRKEDGERSRCIYCQERFNHEDNGRGKCQDAPDPIKRCIYQVSCMLCAESMLYHCMSDSEGDFSDPCSCDTSDDKFCLRWLALVALSFIAPCMCCYLPLRACHHCGEVCGCCGGKHKAAG